A window from Oncorhynchus mykiss isolate Arlee chromosome 9, USDA_OmykA_1.1, whole genome shotgun sequence encodes these proteins:
- the mfn2 gene encoding mitofusin-2 produces the protein MSLVFTRPNPNAIGKKDKRLMAEVNASPLKHFVTAKKKINGIFEQLAAYIKESSYFLEDTYRNEELDPVTTEEQVQEVHGYLSKVAGIGEVLARRHMKCVFFGRTSNGKSSVINAMLCDKVLPSGIGHTTNCFLQVEGTDGNESFLLTEGSEEKKSIKTVNQLAHALHQDEDLDAGSLVCVMWPKVKCALLRDDLVLVDSPGIDVTTELDSWIDKFCLDADVFVLVANSESTLMQTEKSFFHKVNERLSSPNIFILNNRWDASASEPEYMEEVRRQHMDRCSSFLVDELGVVDRAQASDRIFFVSAKEVLQARVQKAQGMPEAGGALAEGFQARMFEFQNFERRFEECISQSAVKTKFEQHTVRAKQISETLRLIMDSVHVAAQEQRIHCLETREERQDRMEFIDKQLDLLTLDCKSKIKKITEEVERQVSNAMAEEIRRLFVLVDDFHMDFHPSQVVLKVYKNELHRHIEEGLGRNMSERCSTAITAALQSTQTEMIDGLKPLLPGPVQEQVDKLVPRQQIFTLSYDLACDKLCSDFQEDIGFHFSLGWTMLVNRFLGPKNTRRALMGYNDQVPRPMALTPVSTSMPPFPQNSMTQEELMVSMVTGLASLTSRTSMGIIVVGGVIWKAVGWRLIALSVGLYGLLYVYERLTWTTKAKERAFKRQFVDYASEKLQLIVSYTGSNCSHQVQQELAGTFAQLCQQVDVTRQNLEDEITDMNTKIELLDALQSKAKLLRNKAGWLDSELNMFTQQYLQQGR, from the exons ATGTCTCTGGTTTTCACACGACCTAACCCCAACGCTATTGGCAAGAAAGACAAAAGACTCATGGCGGAGGTGAACGCCAGCCCGCTCAAGCACTTTGTCACGGCCAAGAAGAAAATCAACGGCATCTTCGAGCAGCTGGCCGCGTACATCAAAGAAAGCTCCTACTTTCTGGAAG ACACCTATAGGAATGAGGAGCTGGACCCGGTCACGACAGAGGAGCAGGTTCAGGAGGTGCACGGTTACCTGTCAAAGGTGGCAGGGATCGGAGAGGTGCTGGCACGCAGACACATGAAGTGTGTCTTCTTCGGAAG GACAAGTAACGGGAAGAGCTCAGTGATCAACGCCATGCTGTGTGATAAGGTGCTCCCCTCTGGGATAGGACATACCACCAACTGTTTCCTGCAGGTGGAGGGGACAGACGGCAACGAGTCCTTCCTGCTCACAGAGGGgtcagaggagaagaagagcatCAAA ACGGTGAACCAGCTAGCCCATGCTCTACATCAGGATGAGGACCTGGATGCAGGAAGCCTGGTGTGTGTCATGTGGCCTAAAGTCAAGTGTGCCCTGCTTAGGGACGACCTGGTGCTGGTGGACAG CCCCGGTATTGACGTCACGACAGAGCTGGACAGCTGGATCGACAAGTTCTGCCTGGACGCCGACGTCTTTGTCCTGGTGGCAAACTCTGAGTCCACTTTGATGCAGACG GAGAAGTCATTCTTCCACAAGGTCAACGAGCGTCTCTCCAGTCCAAACATCTTCATCTTAAACAACCGCTGGGATGCCTCTGCCTCGGAGCCGGAGTACATGGAGGAG gTGAGGAGGCAGCACATGGACCGCTGCAGCAGTTTCCTGGTGGACGAGCTGGGCGTGGTGGACCGGGCCCAGGCCAGCGACCGCATCTTCTTTGTGTCTGCAAAGGAGGTCCTACAGGCCCGCGTTCAGAAGGCCCAGGGGATGCCAGAAgcag GTGGTGCTCTGGCCGAGGGATTCCAGGCCAGGATGTTTGAGTTCCAGAACTTTGAGAGGCGCTTCGAG GAGTGTATCTCTCAGTCTGCGGTGAAGACCAAGTTTGAGCAGCACACTGTGAGGGCCAAGCAGATCTCGGAGACCCTACGGCTCATCATGGACTCTGTGCACGTGGCGGCTCAGGAGCAGAG GATTCACTGCCTAGAAACCAGGGAGGAGCGCCAGGACCGCATGGAGTTCATCGACAAACAGCTGGACCTGCTGACGCTGGACTGCAAGAGCAAGATCAAGAAGATCACAGAGGAAGTAGAGCGACAG GTGTCCAACGCCATGGCAGAGGAGATCAGGCGACTCTTTGTGCTGGTGGATGACTTCCACATGGACTTCCATCCGTCTCAGGTGGTGCTCAAGGTGTACAAGAAC GAGCTCCATAGGCACATTGAGGAGGGCCTGGGCAGGAACATGTCTGAGAGGTGTTCCACAGCCATCACCGCCGCCCTGCAGTCCACCCAGACAGAGATGATCG ATGGTCTGAAGCCCCTGCTGCCAGGGCCGGTCCAGGAGCAGGTGGACAAGCTGGTGCCGAGGCAGCAGATCTTCACCCTCAGCTACGACCTGGCCTGTGACAAGTTGTGCAGTGACTTCCAGGAGGACATTGGCTTCCACTTCTCCCTGGGctggaccatgctggtcaaccGCTTTCTGGGACCCAAGAACACACGACGTGCCCTCATGGGCTACAACGaccag GTTCCTCGGCCCATGGCCCTCACCCCGGTCAGCACCAGCATGCCCCCGTTCCCCCAGAACTCCATGACCCAGGAGGAGCTGATGGTTTCCATGGTGACCGGCCTGGCCTCCCTCACCTCCCGTACATCCATGGGCATCATAGTCGTCGGTGGCGTG ATCTGGAAGGCAGTGGGCTGGCGTCTGATTGCCCTTTCGGTAGGGTTGTACGGCCTGCTGTACGTGTACGAGCGCCTCACTTGGACCACCAAGGCCAAGGAGAGGGCCTTCAAGCGCCAGTTTGTGGACTACGCCAGCGAGAAGCTGCAGCTCATCGTCAGCTACACCGGCTCCAACTGCAGCCACCAGGTTCAGCA gGAGCTGGCCGGCACCTTTGCTCAGCTGTGTCAGCAGGTGGACGTGACGCGGCAGAACTTGGAGGATGAGATCACCGACATGAACACGAAGATAGAGCTGCTGGATGCGCTGCAGAGCAAGGCCAAACTGCTCCG